From Salvia splendens isolate huo1 chromosome 3, SspV2, whole genome shotgun sequence, a single genomic window includes:
- the LOC121797474 gene encoding mitochondrial substrate carrier family protein B-like, with product MEARVGVDGARKFLHQQPRPQQPQISQIGTIPQLLAGGIAGAFSKTCTAPLARLTILFQVQGMHSDVAILSKPCIWREALRIVNEEGFRAFWKGNLVIIAHRLPYSSVNFYSYEQYKRILRLIPGLEGQGEHPHADAFVHFVGGGLAGMTAASATYPLDLVRTRLAAQRNNIYYQGIRHSIRTICRDEGFFGLYKGLGATLLGVGPSIAISFSVYESLRSFWLSRRPDDSNVLVSLACGSLSGIASSTATFPLDLVRRRMQLEGAAGRARVYKTGLFGTLKHIICSEGLRGMYRGIMPEYYKVVPGVGIVFMTYETLKKLLAQGLFS from the exons ATGGAAGCTAGGGTCGGGGTGGATGGCGCGAGGAAGTTTCTACACCAACAACCGCGGCCGCAGCAGCCGCAAATATCGCAGATTGGCACAATTCCGCAGCTCCTTGCCGGTGGCATCGCCGGAGCTTTCAGCAAGACCTGCACTGCTCCCCTAGCCCGGCTCACCATCCTGTTTCAG GTGCAAGGCATGCATTCGGATGTTGCTATATTGAGTAAGCCTTGTATATGGCGCGAGGCATTGCGCATAGTGAATGAAGAAGGTTTTAGAGCCTTCTGGAAAGGGAATTTAGTTATTATAGCTCATCGTCTTCCGTATTCTTCTGTCAACTTCTATTCTTATGAACAATACAAAAGA ATTTTAAGATTAATACCGGGTCTTGAAGGCCAGGGAGAACATCCACATGCAGATGCTTTTGTGCATTTTGTTGGTGGTGGCTTGGCAGGAATGACTGCTGCTTCTGCTACGTATCCTTTAGATCTTGTCCGAACAAGGCTGGCAGCACAG AGGAATAACATATATTATCAAGGCATTAGGCATTCAATTCGTACCATCTGCCGAGACGAAGGATTTTTTGGCCTCTACAAAGGGCTAGGGGCAACATTATTG GGAGTTGGGCCCAGTATAGCAATAAGCTTTTCGGTTTATGAGAGTTTGAGATCTTTCTGGCTTTCTCGCAG GCCTGATGATTCTAATGTATTGGTGAGCCTTGCTTGTGGTAGTCTTTCTGGCATTGCATCGTCAACAG CGACATTCCCTTTGGACCTCGTAAGGCGAAGAATGCAATTGGAAGGTGCTGCTGGCCGAGCCCGAGTGTACAAAACTGGATTATTTGGAACTTTGAAACACATAATCTGTTCTGAAGGCCTCCGCGGTATGTATAGAGGGATAATGCCTGAATACTACAAGGTTGTTCCAGGTGTCGGCATTGTTTTCATGACATATGAAACATTGAAGAAACTTCTAGCACAAGGGCTGTTCAGTTAG